The Setaria italica strain Yugu1 chromosome VIII, Setaria_italica_v2.0, whole genome shotgun sequence genome includes the window gcaaagcgtggtcacaggacggcagaggccaggtctgtggaaccttgcaccaaaggaaatgggcccgacacgggttaggggaatgatggggaaggccgacacaggaagcgacctccgggtgcgaggatgtcgtggggctaggttcaccatgcatggttaaagaactcgaatcgattcgtctgcctctcacagtctgagatttctttatcgctatgtcaccctgagtaaatgaggaatctgatgatggcagtgtttgttgttatatctacacatcttgttttgTTCTATGATTgctagaataggttgcacaacctagactagtaaatgaacctagaaccggagctaaaacttaaaAATTTGGTtactagcgcttttggcaaacaaacccctcagccaaaaagcttgcatgtctagaagaaggagtagtccttactcctatcggttaagtcttgttgagcttagtagctcagccttgttgtggcttctgttttcaggtgaggttgccgcgtccgaccccccctctggttggtgcttggccgccccagctcccaccaggctggacggtcgagtgggacccttcctcggatggcgaggagaggacccaatgatgttctggctggcctcgcccaggacatccgaccccgacgaagtcttccgctagctttctctgttgacCCAGGAcattttatggtggaaccaaaatgggtaaaacttgtttaaatccgtggacttgttgtattctctgtaaccgctcaccttgtgtgggtttcgctgaactcgatcctgttcaagtggttaaatcggatgaagtccgacggcgcttcgtgttagctcgagttaagCAGGAGTGTCACATGTTAGGCGACCtaaccttgcttaatcaagctaatccgaggtgatTCCACCACACCTGCCCACGCTGGGTCAGCGGTAATCATCATTATCGCagttgggcctgggccttcatgattgtttaTTTAAGgtgcattaggaggtcgttaatatttccccccaacagtagcccccaagcctgtggtggagcgaggATGCTCCTCCATAGGCTGCTTTCATCGTTCGTCGGGGATCTCTGCTCGTCATGCAAGCTGCAGTTAATCATTgatagggagtgttgtttgCTCGGTTTGGCTGGGGAGATTGATCAGGCGAGGTGTCCTATGGATGACTTGGCGTGGGAGGATTCCTTATTGTTCCACAGGGCACTCCCGCCTGGAGACCTGAAATCGTGACCATtcgcgtggtcattggttgcgatgctagcccccgagcctccGTGCAttgcaggagaccggtcgggaggctagatcgatttttgatcgttacccctcaagcgtccgttcgctgagacggagggggtgagtcgtgccacgctatcctcgctggacgaaccgtggtgctcgttgagctgcaaaTGGGTCGATTCGAGTGGGGTCTCAGTCCCCATTCGGGGGGGGGTCCAgttcgggccaagctggtggcatacCCCAGATTCCGGccagccagttcatatagttcctgggtccgttcgatcggatccgggggctcgttgcctttcttcgaggaaaaaccatgaactttgatgccagtccggactcgaacgtgaggtcgggatgcCCTAGGCTATCGTACGcccgggtgatggccgctagcagacccgtcccttctcacccctcacTCCGGGTTATCCTGGGGCGGCTGTTGAACCcgtagtgggccagccttcgaacccctaaaccgtaatgggccgtaggggcgttttcagccctgtatccctttcttaccctTTGGTAGGCCTTGGGCCAGACATGGAGGAGGTTGTGCACATGCGTTCCCCGAGAGGCGAAGTGGCGGAAGGTGCCGACCCGCAAAATGAGGGAAGAGTGGATGTTTTCCTGCAGAAGGTCGTGCGCACGAGTTCCCAAAAAGGTGGGCGTGATGGAgcgtacctggcgctgcattAATTGCGATGGGGCCACCTGTTTCTCTTCCCACGCGCCCCCTATAAGACGGGGGGGGGGGTGCCTCGCCAGTTCCACCCACACTTGTTCTCAAAGCTTTTCGCCTTCTCGCGCGCGCTTCACCTTCCTGCTCGTCgttcgccttcctccgcctaGCGCAGCAGCCTCCCTCGCCCCTCGCCGTCGAGTCTTCCACTCTTTGGTGATGGATTCATGGTCGCGTTCGAGCTTCAGTTCCTCACGCGCCAATGGCCTcatgaggaagggcctcctctgcgagaggaccaCGAGGGACGAGTGGCGGTTTCCCGGGGATGAAGATGTGCCGAATCCGGGCAGCGGCTACGTCGTCCCATTCacgcacttccacgagagggggttcgtgACCCCACCGAGCTGCTTCTTCCGTGGGTTGCTGCACAACTATGGGCTCGAGCTGCACCACCTCAATCCCAATGGGGTCCAACACATCGCGgtgttcgtcgcgctgtgcgaggagttcctgggcatcgagtccaacttctcgctctggaagtacttcttcgcgatcagcctgtaccagaggaccgagaagaaggggagccaaCAGCGGGCGACCCCGGTGCTAATAGGGTGCACcgccatccacctccgccagaaccgcgccaaggaatatatggcgatgaagaccacggcgtcccacaaggggtggcatcagcagtggttctacgtgaagaactacgcTAATTTCCCCTGCCGGtgttcaccggccgcgtcatcgAGGCGGCGCCATAGCTGTGGTCGTACAGCTcagtggagaaggagaagaagcggatcaccGGTTTGCTTTAGGCCATCGAGTACCTAAGGGAAAAGGCCTGACCGGGGCCGGagttatcggggcgtaccacgctcggagggtggcgccacTGATGCTCCGAATTCGCTCACTTGCTGACACCGAGATCCGACAGCGagttcgggaggcgctggatgacaaggacgccgattacctggtgcccggtcaccctccgatgcgcccggatgaGAATTTTGTCGAGCTGGTGAGGACTTCGCGCTCTCGTTCTTCTCTtctgcatttcttggttcatCGCTCTGATGAGGGATTCTCGTGTCTGCAGGGCCACATGACCAAGGTCGTGGACTCACGCCCGCCGGTGCTAGAGGACGCTGAGTGGCGGCAGTAGAACCGTCTCCTCAccgagaagcagaagaggcgCAAGGACaaagagacggcgaggaagaagaagaaggccaccaAGGAGCTCCATTGGCGGCGGTGGGGCaaggtcgtgtcggacgacaacgatgatgatgatgaggatgaggaggaagacgaggaggagaaggaggaggaggagtacatTCTGGCCCCCCAACCGGGTGCGCTTGTCATCCAAGAGTAGCACCCCCAACCAGCCGCAGGGGACAAGCCGAGCGGACCGCCTACCCGGGACCTGACCCCGCAGGGCTCTGGGGCCGCGGCCCAGGGTTCAGCGCGGGATGCGCCTCGGGAGTCGATGGAACCGACCCCTGACCCTCTACCCACGCCTCGCGAGCAGAGGAGTAGCGGTAAGCGGCCACTaccagatgccccggggtcggcatcGAGCTCGGAGGCGAAACGCGCCCGTCGTCCTCGCGCTAAGGGGGTGTAAGTAGAAATTCTTCACGCATCTTATTCTTTTCCTGGCATCGAGCCGTttttgatgatgttgttgttgtttcatAGCGCCGCCCCTTGGGACTTCGTCCTGCCGCTGGCGTCGAAGAAGGCGCTACGGGTGTCATCCACCTCCGCGGGGCGAGCCGCGACCCCACCggcagcgagcggcggcgtcgctggGGAGACCGTGGAGCTTACCGCGAAGGCAGCCCCTCCGGCGGCAACCGGGGGAAGGGTGCCGCAGCCAGGCATAGGGTAGGGTCCGACCCCTGCTCCGCCTTCAGCCTTTGCGGCCGACCCTGCGGGACAAGGTGTTGCCCCCAAGGTTCGGCTAGCGAGGTGATAGACCTCAACGATGAGGCAGAGGGGGAGCCCGCGGGGGAGGCATTGGCCGCGGAGGGGGCTCCGACGGTGacggcggagatggcggcggaggagatggGGGCAGTTGCCCTACTGGCTGCgacggagatggcggcggcggaggaggagggaacgTCCCCCCCTCCCCTTGGCCGCGACGGGGAcaacggcggtggtggaggcaggGACGCCTGCCCTGGCGGCCACGATGGAGGCGGGGACGTCTGCCCCAGCAGCCACGAcggaggccgcggtggcggcaggAATGGGAACGCCCGCTCCGGCGGCCGCTAGAGCGCACAACTATTGTAACTAGCATACACCACCACTGGCGGCATTGGGCAACAAAAGCACAGAAGCTTCGCATGTCCTACGTGGCAGGCCCTCATTGGCTGCACACCTGCTTGCCACGCTCATCAACAGGCTTGACGTTGCTCTAATCCCAAACGTAGAAAAGTACACACTCAATTCAAAGGGAATACACCAATTTGACCTGTCGTTGCTCCGAATTTGAACAGAAGCATAAGAATTTGCATCTCTGTCTCGAAGCAAAGGATACGATGGTAATTTTGGAGGACAGGAATATAGCTGAGGGGGAGCGGCGGATACGGTAGGTGGCGTCGGTCCACTTTCCTCATCCCCTTCCTTCCCCACAGCAGCCGCCGGCGAGAGGAACCCTAGATCCCAACTCCATGGATCCATTCCCGTCGATTCCCGCCCGCCCCTCCTGGATAATCCTCGACCGCTTCATCCACCGCACCGACCGGGACGTGGAGGACGAAGCGGACGGCACAGCGTCGGAGATCTCCTACACCTGCACCGACAGGCCCATCCGCGCCTCCATCCGGGTCGCCGACTCTCCCGCGGTGTCCCGCCTGTACCTCGACTGGCCGAGCCGGCCGGAGTTCGGAGGCCGCCTGCGGGAGCCACGCGTGATCGCCGCCCACAACCACTCCATCCTCTTCAGGGCAATCGTGCCCCTGGAGGATCCAATGTTCTGCAAGGACACCGCCAGCTTCCCCGTCGACATGTTCGTCTACTCGGCCTTCTCGTCGCCTCCGTCGCTCCATCGGCTTCGCACTTGTTTCACCGGTGGCGTCAGCACCCCCGATGAGGACATTTACTTCAAGCCGTACCAGCGCTGCCAGCAGAGAATCATGGCGGAGAAACATATTGGCCTCCTGTGCCACGGCAGCAAAGGCGGGTTCACGGTCGTGGATTTCACCAACTTCGGCCTAGAGGGCGAGCTCTGCCTGCTGCACCACCCTGCACTTCCTGCTTCTGCCTCGCACAAGAacactgaagaagaagaagcagactGGATGATTAAGAAGGTGCGGTTACCCCCGGGCCCCAGGGTTCGCCGTTGGATCACTGACGCCATCATCCCCCTCCATGGACGCTACTTGTGCTGGGTTGACAACTACCAGGGCATACTTGTTGTTGACGTCCTCCGGGCCAGTGACAAGAACACCACAGATGAGCTGCTCCATTACATCCCGCTGCCTCACGAAGCTTTGCAATCTGACCGCTCACATCCCGATGGAGACTGCCCTGACAAAGCTCGGTGTGTCTGCGTCACTGCTGATTTCACGCTCAAACTCGTCTGTGTTACCACCGGTAAAGCCAACCGAGCGCGATCTCCTTTCACAATAAGATCATGGACATTTCCATGGAAATTTCCTCACgtcttcccaagtgggcgatgGTACAGAGGTCACACCATGGAGGCAGCCGAGTTCTGGGGTCTTTACAATGGCCAGAGCCTTCCACAGGTGAAGCCTATGTATCCTCTGGTTAGCTTGGTAAATCCAGATGAATTCTGCTTCCTGTTGAAGGAGGACCACACCACTTACTGGATAATTGAAGTCGACATGGGGAACAAGATGCTCAAGTCATCCGCCATCTATATcaatgaagaggaagaagggtgcacCACTGACAGGCCTAGGGCTCGCAGGATCGTCTTTGATGGACACTCCTTCATCCCTAGCGGACTCTCCGATTACCTGGGCATGGATGCCATCAAAAGGTAACTTTACATCTTCTTTACTTGCATTGTGCCATTTGTTTATGCCTTATCGTGGCTTATCGTTTGTACACTTCCAGTTTAATTTTAAACTATTTTTACTAAATTTATCGTGTTTAGCAGCCTCTAGTGCATTTTTTTGTACATTTTGAAGCATGAAGAGGACACGATGGGGATGTAGTGTAGGCGATTAGCATATTGGTATTGTACATTGTATGTATGTCCTCTAGGATTGAATGTTGCCCCTCaagtaatttgaacttttttttatttttaacccttttttttctttatttttaaaaataacctcagcgggggtttatttgcgcgtcctgacccttttggccgcgccagaccgcctggcgcggcaggaacatgctgccgcgccacatgcactggcgcggcagccccctgccacgctggcgcgtcgacccgcggcgccaggcgggcgctgacgtgggccgcgctttggccgcgccagcccgcctggcgcggcagggccaacacttaggccgcgcgccggctcccttcctcctccctccctcctttcttcctcctccagacacaccacacagcagcaccttgcagcgtcggcccccgccaccccacccccaaatccaccaaaaatccagcgattttggtgggggaaagtagtgggaatcgatccctgcttcgtgtggaaggtattcccctacttattctcgtgttttaccgttacatttggtagatcggaggatgtttaggtgacttagggttaggttagtgatttgaaatttcaatgaaatgcaatgatgttttgtgttagatgatacgtagttcatacgcaattgagtctctgcccgcgatattgacgtgtagaacttgttgaatgcttcgatttaggtatatattcatccaattgtgtgctttacatgacatgtattttttttatatgttcaattaattagtctcattttttgtttcagtgtttgtattttgtagatcgagtgtttacattttatcaaaatgatgtatatagctagtatggattacgtgtgtaaagtttatttgtgtattaaatttgttgcacttgatttacaggtgagatgacgtcgtttggttctgaatacaaacggcgtaggtggtatgtgcgttatgtgggcgagtccaatgttgctggtcccgtacctcctgctcttccggtaccactttgtagatgtggcgcgcaagcagaggtgaaacaatcaaggcatccaaagacagccggaagagccttctatgtatgcaaatggacttttgatccattgcctgccgcaccttgcgatttctttcagtggatcgatggacctgacaaatatgatcctaggatccgcctattcccatatcatagcacagagcttaaaccataccataagtttaggcgttgggttcctcctccaccaaacccacctaggatgaccgatgaggagaagcaggaggctgcttgtaggcgtgtgagggatcctcccatgtgcaagtgtggtgttcctgctaagcttatgcgtcctaacttaggggatccacctaagtttactccattctttcgatgctccctaaagactcatgtaagtatattacgagaatattagtatgtcgttgGTAGTTGGAGAagcgttttgtagttactttacatctgagtagttcacgtcatgggttttttgcaggatgggtggccattgtgtgatttcaatgagtatatatacggcccaatggcaatgtggccaacagaggaggaagtgcgggagtttgaaagtgaaaatgcaccgtggccgtgtgtgtcctctcctagtgatagatgcaagtgtggtatattggcaacagaaggtgtggtgccttctgaacttggatatggttcgttctgtggaaatgcacatggcgattactgggttagtaaatactcgtctcttatgttttatgaaggttgtaacttggttcaaatttgtaagaatattgaattgttgttgcaggagggaaggacatgtgattgggaagatttttgtggtcgatatgatttgttattaaagttgggaaatacatcggaaccatggaagttaaggaaacaacaagaaattaaagaaaagattagaaaaaagtatgatgtgcctattctgacgacgacttgctttggggaaaaatatatcaagatatggtgcatgagactggagtgaaacctaatggactttatgcaagggaaactattattaagtattggaggcaaaatagatccaagtatccacgacctctaactgaaaatgagaagagagaaaaataggaggaagttgcNNNNNNNNNNNNNNNNNNNNNNNNNNNNNNNNNNNNNNNNNNNNNNNNNNNNNNNNNNNNNNNNNNNNNNNNNNNNNNNNNNNNNNNNNNNNNNNNNNNNNNNNNNNNNNNNNNNNNNNNNNNNNNNNNNNNNNNNNNNNNNNNNNNNNNNNNNNNNNNNNNNNNNNNNNNNNNNNNNNNNNNNNNNNNNNNNNNNNNNNNNNNNNNNNNNNNNNNNNNNNNNNNNNNNNNNNNNNNNNNNNNNNNNNNNNNNNNNNNNNNNNNNNNNNNNNNNNNNNNNNNNNNNNNNNNNNNNNNNNNNNNNNNNNNNNNNNNNNNNNNNNNNNNNNNNNNNNNNNNNNNNNNNNNNNNNNNNNNNNNNNNNNNNNNNNNNNNNNNNNNNNNNNNNNNNNNNNNNNNNNNNNNNNNNNNNNNNNNNNNNNNNNNNNNNNNNNNNNNNNNNNNNNNNNNNNNNNNNNNNNNNNNNNNNNNNNNNNNNNNNNNNNNNNNNNNNNNNNNNNNNNNNNNNNNNNNNNNNNNNNNNNNNNNNNNNNNNNNNNNNNNNNNNNNNNNNNNNNNNNNNNNNNNNNNNNNNNNNNNNNNNNNNNNNNNNNNNNNNNNNNNNNNNNNNNNNNNNNNNNNNNNNNNNNNNNNNNNNNNNNNNNNNNNNNNNNNNNNNNNNNNNNNNNNNNNNNNNNNNNNNNNNNNNNNNNNNNNNNNNNNNNNNNNNNNNNNNNNNNNNNNNNNNNNNNNNNNNNNNNNNNNNNNNNNNNNNNNNNNNNNNNNNNNNNNNNNNNNNNNNNNNNNNNNNNNNNNNNNNNNNNNNNNNNNNNNNNNNNNNNNNNNNNNNNNNNNNNNNNNNNNNNNNNNNNNNNNNNNNNNNNNNNNNNNNNNNNNNNNNNNNNNNNNNNNNNNNNNNNNNNNNNNNNNNNNNNNNNNNNNNNNNNNNNNNNNNNNNNNNNNNNNNNNNNNNNNNNNNNNNNNNNNNNNNNNNNNNNNNNNNNNNNNNNNNNNNNNNNNNNNNNNNNNNNNNNNNNNNNNNNNNNNNNNNNNNNNNNNNNNNNNNNNNNNNNNNNNNNNNNNNNNNNNNNNNNNNNNNNNNNNNNNNNNNNNNNNNNNNNNNNNNNNNNNNNNNNNNNNNNNNNNNNNNNNNNNNNNNNNNNNNNNNNNNNNNNNNNNNNNNNNNNNNNNNNNNNNNNNNNNNNNNNNNNNNNNNNNNNNNNNNNNNNNNNNNNNNNNNNNNNNNNNNNNNNNNNNNNNNNNNNNNNNNNNNNNNNNNNNNNNNNNNNNNNNNNNNNNNNNNNNNNNNNNNNNNNNNNNNNNNNNNNNNNNNNNNNNNNNNNNNNNNNNNNNNNNNNNNNNNNNNNNNNNNNNNNNNNNNNNNNNNNNNNNNNNNNNNNNNNNNNNNNNNNNNNNNNNNNNNNNNNNNNNNNNNNNNNNNNNNNNNNNNNNNNNNNNNNNNNNNNNNNNNNNNNNNNNNNNNNNNNNNNNNNNNNNNNNNNNNNNNNNNNNNNNNNNNNNNNNNNNNNNNNNNNNNNNNNNNNNNNNNNNNNNNNNNNNNNNNNNNNNNNNNNNNNNNNNNNNNNNNNNNNNNNNNNNNNNNNNNNNNNNNNNNNNNNNNNNNNNNNNNNNNNNNNNNNNNNNNNNNNNNNNNNNNNNNNNNNNNNNNNNNNNNNNNNNNNNNNNNNNNNNNNNNNNNNNNNNNNNNNNNNNNNNNNNNNNNNNNNNNNNNNNNNNNNNNNNNNNNNNNNNNNNNNNNNNNNNNNNNNNNNNNNNNNNNNNNNNNNNNNNNNNNNNNNNNNNNNNNNNNNNNNNNNNNNNNNNNNNNNNNNNNNNNNNNNNNNNNNNNNNNNNNNNNNNNNNNNNNNNNNNNNNNNNNNNNNNNNNNNNNNNNNNNNNNNNNNNNNNNNNNNNNNNNNNNNNNNNNNNNNNNNNNNNNNNNNNNNNNNNNNNNNNNNNNNNNNNNNNNNNNNNNNNNNNNNNNNNNNNNNNNNNNNNNNNNNNNNNNNNNNNNNNNNNNNNNNNNNNNNNNNNNNNNNNNNNNNNNNNNNNNNNNNNNNNNNNNNNNNNNNNNNNNNNNNNNNNNNNNNNNNNNNNNNNNNNNNNNNNNNNNNNNNNNNNNNNNNNNNNNNNNNNNNNNNNNNNNNNNNNNNNNNNNNNNNNNNNNNNNNNNNNNNNNNNNNNNNNNNNNNNNNNNNNNNNNNNNNNNNNNNNNNNNNNNNNNNNNNNNNNNNNNNNNNNNNNNNNNNNNNNNNNNNNNNNNNNNNNNNNNNNNNNNNNNNNNNNNNNNNNNNNNNNNNNNNNNNNNNNNNNNNNNNNNNNNNNNNNNNNNNNNNNNNNNNNNNNNNNNNNNNNNNNNNNNNNNNNNNNNNNNNNNNNNNNNNNNNNNNNNNNNNNNNNNNNNNNNNNNNNNNNNNNNNNNNNNNNNNNNNNNNNNNNNNNNNNNNNNNNNNNNNNNNNNNNNNNNNNNNNNNNNNNNNNNNNNNNNNNNNNNNNNNNNNNNNNNNNNNNNNNNNNNNNNNNNNNNNNNNNNNNNNNNNNNNNNNNNNNNNNNNNNNNNNNNNNNNNNNNNNNNNNNNNNNNNNNNNNNNNNNNNNNNNNNNNNNNNNNNNNNNNNNNNNNNNNNNNNNNNNNNNNNNNNNNNNNNNNNNNNNNNNNNNNNNNNNNNNNNNNNNNNNNNNNNNNNNNNNNNNNNNNNNNNNNNNNNNNNNNNNNNNNNNNNNNNNNNNNNNNNNNNNNNNNNNNNNNNNNNNNNNNNNNNNNNNNNNNNNNNNNNNNNNNNNNNNNNNNNNNNNNNNNNNNNNNNNNNNNNNNNNNNNNNNNNNNNNNNNNNNNNNNNNNNNNNNNNNNNNNNNNNNNNNNNNNNNNNNNNNNNNNNNNNNNNNNNNNNNNNNNNNNNNNNNNNNNNNNNNNNNNNNNNNNNNNNNNNNNNNNNNNNNNNNNNNNNNNNNNNNNNNNNNNNNNNNNNNNNNNNNNNNNNNNNNNNNNNNNNNNNNNNNNNNNNNNNNNNNNNNNNNNNNNNNNNNNNNNNNN containing:
- the LOC101753626 gene encoding uncharacterized protein LOC101753626; its protein translation is MDPFPSIPARPSWIILDRFIHRTDRDVEDEADGTASEISYTCTDRPIRASIRVADSPAVSRLYLDWPSRPEFGGRLREPRVIAAHNHSILFRAIVPLEDPMFCKDTASFPVDMFVYSAFSSPPSLHRLRTCFTGGVSTPDEDIYFKPYQRCQQRIMAEKHIGLLCHGSKGGFTVVDFTNFGLEGELCLLHHPALPASASHKNTEEEEADWMIKKVRLPPGPRVRRWITDAIIPLHGRYLCWVDNYQGILVVDVLRASDKNTTDELLHYIPLPHEALQSDRSHPDGDCPDKARCVCVTADFTLKLVCVTTGKANRARSPFTIRSWTFPWKFPHVFPSGRWYRGHTMEAAEFWGLYNGQSLPQVKPMYPLVSLVNPDEFCFLLKEDHTTYWIIEVDMGNKMLKSSAIYINEEEEGCTTDRPRARRIVFDGHSFIPSGLSDYLGMDAIKSRELSEMMQKGKAAQVAQKRSRKWSAAESRK